The proteins below come from a single Mycobacteriales bacterium genomic window:
- the rsmH gene encoding 16S rRNA (cytosine(1402)-N(4))-methyltransferase RsmH: MTSQGGTDGGHAHVPVLLDRCLALLAPALLAPTDVVVDCTLGMGGHAEALLTRTPARLIGLDRDPEALRRSGERLAPFGERATLVHAVYDELPRVLADLGLDRVSGVLFDLGVSSLQLDEADRGFAYSQDAPLDMRMDPTRGITAAEVVNTYDGRALAKVLKEYGEERFASRIADAIVRERAVAPLTSSARLAELVRDAVPAATRRTGGHPAKRTFQALRIEVNDELGVLRRAVPAALDALRVGGRVVVMSYQSLEDKIVKAELVARSTSDVPVDLPFVPEGSQPELRLLVRGSDKASDAEIADNPRAQSVRLRAAERQREAA, encoded by the coding sequence ATGACGTCGCAGGGGGGCACCGACGGTGGGCACGCCCACGTGCCCGTCCTGCTCGACCGCTGCCTCGCGCTTCTCGCCCCGGCGCTGCTCGCGCCCACTGACGTCGTCGTCGACTGCACGCTCGGCATGGGCGGTCACGCGGAGGCGCTGCTCACCCGCACGCCGGCCCGCCTCATCGGCCTCGACCGCGACCCGGAGGCCCTGCGCCGCTCGGGTGAGCGGCTCGCCCCCTTCGGCGAGCGGGCCACGCTGGTCCACGCCGTCTACGACGAGCTGCCGCGGGTCCTCGCCGACCTCGGCCTCGACCGCGTCTCGGGCGTGCTGTTCGACCTCGGCGTCAGCTCGCTGCAGCTCGACGAGGCCGACCGCGGCTTCGCCTACTCCCAGGACGCGCCGCTCGACATGCGGATGGACCCCACCCGCGGCATCACCGCGGCCGAGGTCGTCAACACCTACGACGGCCGCGCGCTGGCCAAGGTGCTCAAGGAGTACGGCGAAGAGCGGTTCGCGTCGCGGATCGCCGACGCGATCGTGCGAGAGCGCGCCGTCGCTCCGCTGACCTCGAGCGCCCGGCTCGCGGAGCTGGTCCGCGACGCGGTGCCTGCGGCGACCCGGCGCACCGGTGGCCACCCCGCCAAGCGGACCTTCCAGGCGCTGCGCATCGAGGTCAACGACGAGCTCGGTGTGCTGCGTCGGGCTGTCCCCGCCGCGCTCGACGCCCTGCGGGTCGGTGGGCGGGTCGTGGTCATGAGCTACCAGTCGCTCGAGGACAAGATCGTCAAGGCGGAGCTCGTCGCGCGCTCGACCTCCGACGTGCCCGTCGACCTGCCCTTCGTCCCGGAGGGGTCGCAGCCCGAGCTGCGGCTGCTCGTGCGCGGCTCCGACAAGGCGTCCGACGCCGAGATCGCCGACAACCCGCGGGCCCAGTCGGTCCGGCTGCGCGCGGCCGAGCGCCAGAGGGAGGCCGCGTGA
- the mraZ gene encoding division/cell wall cluster transcriptional repressor MraZ: MFLGTHTPRLDDKGRLFLPARYRDEVAGGVVITKGQENCLFVFTRPEFATRAEALQAAPLSAKSARDYARIFFGSAFDEVPDKNGRISIPAGLRSYAGLDRDVVVVGANTRLEIWDAAAWADYETAQEQAFSTLEEEVLPGVF, translated from the coding sequence GTGTTCCTCGGCACCCACACCCCGCGCTTGGACGACAAGGGCCGGCTCTTCCTGCCGGCCAGGTACCGGGACGAGGTGGCGGGCGGCGTGGTGATCACGAAGGGGCAGGAGAACTGCCTGTTCGTCTTCACGCGACCCGAGTTCGCCACGCGCGCCGAGGCCCTGCAGGCCGCGCCGCTGTCGGCGAAGAGCGCTCGCGACTACGCCCGCATCTTCTTCGGCTCGGCCTTCGACGAGGTGCCCGACAAGAACGGCCGCATCTCCATCCCGGCCGGGCTGCGCAGCTACGCCGGCCTCGACCGCGACGTCGTCGTCGTGGGCGCCAACACCCGTCTCGAGATCTGGGACGCGGCCGCCTGGGCCGACTACGAGACCGCGCAGGAGCAGGCCTTCTCGACGCTGGAGGAGGAGGTGCTGCCCGGCGTCTTCTGA